From the genome of Spirosomataceae bacterium TFI 002, one region includes:
- a CDS encoding multidrug efflux pump produces MSLSTLSIKRPVLAIVMNLMILLFGIIAFKYLGVREFPSIDPPVVTVNTNYPGANADIVESQITEPLEKVLNTVEGIRSVSSASNQGSSRITIEFNLGVDMERAANDVRDKVSSAVRVLPDDIEGLPTVSKADADSDYILSFSLKSNKRSMLELSDYAENVISPPLETIEGVSGVRIWGQKRYAMRIWMNPDKMSSLGITTQDIKAAIERENIELPSGKLQGENTELVVKTMGKFVNEADFNNMIVRNQNEQIIRLKDVGYAELGAENLETNMRVNGVQMVGIAITPQPGTNYLDIANTAHARVAEIKKTLPPDFKMDVILDNTIFIQNSIEEVAETILIAVALVVIIIFLFFRDWIVAVRPLIDIPVSLIGTFFLMFLFGFSINVLTLLAVVLATGLVVDDGIVVTENIFKKIEEGMSPMEAAIKGSNEIIFAVLSTSITLAAVFLPVIFMEGFVGKLFREFGIVLASAVLISAFVSLSLTPMLNAYLNRKSSKKTKFWIATEPFYKNMEKGYSNSLVNFLDKKWIVFLILAATTGITFFLGNQIKSELAPLDDRNALIMSMTGPEGSSYEYMDNYVLNAATLVMDSIPEAEVVLTVTSPGFSGSGAANSGFARIRLNLPEERTRSQHEIAESLSADIKKLTEAKAFVNETQTIALNKRGGLPVQYVIQAGGFKKLEEYVPKFMEKVQQDPTFSVSDLNLKFSKPELSIYIDREKTKSLGVSVGDVAQTMQLAFAGQRFSYFNMNGKQYQVIGQFDRSNRNEPIDLKSLYVKNNRGELIQLDNIVRVEENSSPPQLYHYDRYSAATVSAGLAPGKTIADGIAAMDKIRDELNDETIKTSLTGSSRDFQESSSNTLFSFLLALLLVYLILSAQFESFIDPFIIMFTVPLALAGAIFSLWFFDQTFNIFSQIGIIMLIGLVTKNGILIVEFANQLREKGENKRDAALKAATLRMRPILMTTLATVLGALPIALALGKAGQSRMSMGIVVIGGLLLSLILTLYVIPAMYIYLSREKKFDQMHEIERIADTINS; encoded by the coding sequence ATGTCATTATCAACTCTTTCGATTAAAAGACCCGTACTTGCCATTGTGATGAACCTCATGATTCTGCTTTTTGGAATCATAGCTTTTAAGTATCTGGGAGTAAGGGAGTTTCCGAGTATTGATCCACCTGTTGTTACGGTTAATACCAATTACCCAGGTGCCAATGCAGACATTGTAGAATCACAAATTACAGAACCGTTAGAAAAGGTTTTGAATACTGTGGAAGGAATTCGCTCTGTGAGTTCTGCGAGTAATCAGGGGTCAAGCCGAATCACCATAGAATTTAACCTTGGAGTTGATATGGAGCGAGCAGCCAACGATGTGCGTGACAAAGTATCATCTGCCGTACGAGTGTTGCCAGATGATATCGAGGGCCTTCCCACTGTATCAAAAGCCGATGCCGATTCAGATTATATACTTTCTTTTAGCCTGAAAAGTAATAAAAGAAGCATGCTTGAGTTGAGTGATTATGCCGAAAACGTAATTTCTCCTCCACTAGAAACAATAGAAGGAGTAAGTGGAGTAAGGATATGGGGACAAAAAAGATACGCAATGCGTATTTGGATGAACCCAGATAAAATGAGTTCATTGGGAATTACAACCCAAGATATAAAGGCAGCAATAGAAAGAGAAAATATAGAATTGCCAAGTGGTAAACTACAAGGAGAAAATACAGAATTAGTAGTTAAAACTATGGGGAAGTTTGTCAATGAGGCAGACTTCAACAACATGATCGTTAGGAACCAAAATGAACAAATTATCCGACTAAAAGATGTGGGGTATGCTGAACTTGGTGCTGAAAACTTAGAAACGAATATGCGTGTAAATGGAGTTCAAATGGTAGGAATTGCCATTACTCCACAACCAGGCACCAACTACCTTGATATTGCAAATACTGCCCATGCTCGTGTAGCAGAAATTAAAAAGACATTACCGCCTGATTTCAAAATGGATGTTATATTGGATAACACAATTTTCATCCAAAACTCTATTGAAGAAGTGGCCGAAACCATTCTTATTGCAGTTGCACTTGTAGTAATTATAATTTTCTTGTTTTTCAGAGATTGGATAGTAGCAGTAAGACCACTCATAGATATCCCTGTTTCGTTGATTGGGACATTTTTCTTAATGTTCCTTTTTGGCTTCTCTATCAATGTACTTACACTTTTAGCAGTAGTGTTAGCAACTGGTTTAGTGGTTGACGACGGTATCGTTGTGACAGAGAATATTTTCAAAAAGATTGAAGAGGGGATGAGCCCTATGGAGGCTGCAATTAAAGGTTCCAATGAGATCATATTTGCAGTTTTATCAACTTCCATTACACTTGCAGCAGTATTTCTACCTGTGATATTTATGGAAGGTTTTGTAGGAAAACTATTCCGCGAATTTGGAATCGTATTGGCCTCAGCTGTCCTTATTTCGGCATTTGTGTCGCTTAGTTTAACGCCAATGCTTAATGCATATTTGAATAGAAAGTCCAGTAAGAAAACCAAGTTTTGGATTGCTACTGAGCCGTTTTATAAAAACATGGAGAAAGGCTACTCCAACAGCTTAGTCAACTTCCTAGATAAGAAATGGATAGTGTTTTTAATCTTGGCAGCCACTACTGGTATAACGTTCTTTTTAGGTAATCAGATCAAATCTGAACTCGCTCCGCTCGATGATCGCAATGCATTAATTATGTCAATGACAGGTCCAGAAGGTTCATCTTATGAGTACATGGATAATTATGTCCTCAATGCCGCTACTTTGGTAATGGATTCAATTCCGGAGGCTGAGGTTGTACTTACGGTTACCTCTCCGGGTTTTTCTGGATCTGGAGCAGCCAATTCTGGTTTTGCACGTATAAGGCTTAATCTCCCCGAGGAGCGAACAAGGTCTCAGCACGAAATAGCAGAAAGCTTAAGTGCAGATATTAAAAAACTTACTGAAGCCAAAGCCTTTGTAAACGAAACCCAAACTATCGCCCTGAATAAAAGAGGAGGGCTACCCGTACAATATGTAATTCAAGCAGGAGGGTTTAAAAAACTTGAAGAATATGTGCCAAAATTCATGGAGAAAGTTCAACAAGACCCTACTTTCTCCGTCAGTGATCTTAATCTAAAGTTCAGTAAACCAGAACTTTCCATTTATATAGATCGGGAAAAAACAAAAAGCTTAGGCGTAAGTGTTGGTGATGTAGCCCAAACCATGCAATTGGCATTTGCAGGTCAAAGATTTAGCTATTTCAATATGAATGGAAAGCAATATCAGGTAATTGGTCAGTTTGACCGAAGCAATAGAAATGAGCCAATTGACCTCAAAAGCTTGTATGTTAAAAATAACCGCGGCGAGTTAATACAGTTAGACAATATCGTAAGGGTAGAAGAAAACAGTAGTCCGCCACAGCTTTATCATTATGACCGCTACTCCGCGGCCACGGTTTCTGCAGGACTTGCACCTGGTAAAACCATTGCTGATGGAATCGCCGCCATGGATAAAATCCGAGACGAATTGAACGATGAAACCATTAAAACTTCTCTTACCGGCTCATCTCGGGACTTTCAGGAGAGTTCTTCCAATACGCTTTTCTCATTCTTGTTGGCTTTGCTTTTGGTTTACTTGATCTTATCTGCTCAGTTTGAGAGTTTTATAGATCCATTCATTATCATGTTTACAGTACCATTGGCCTTGGCTGGAGCAATATTCTCTTTATGGTTTTTTGACCAAACCTTCAATATTTTTAGTCAGATTGGTATCATTATGCTTATTGGTTTGGTGACAAAAAATGGAATCTTAATTGTTGAATTTGCAAATCAACTTCGAGAGAAAGGGGAAAACAAAAGAGATGCGGCACTCAAAGCCGCTACGCTTCGAATGCGTCCTATACTTATGACAACGCTCGCTACAGTCTTGGGAGCATTGCCTATTGCTTTGGCTTTGGGTAAAGCTGGGCAAAGCAGAATGTCCATGGGGATTGTCGTAATAGGTGGGCTTCTGCTGTCACTTATTTTGACATTGTATGTTATTCCAGCAATGTATATCTATCTAAGTAGAGAGAAGAAATTTGACCAAATGCATGAAATAGAGCGAATTGCTGACACTATAAATTCTTGA
- a CDS encoding membrane fusion protein, multidrug efflux system — protein sequence MRPILIIAAVIAVLILGKIFFWNNDSKAADGAPGGDKSGAVKAIAVLTEVVKLDESDKAIYSSGTLIPNEEVEIRSEIAGRLIKLNIREGTVVPKGNLIAKLKDDDIRAQLKKLAMEDKLAQQIEARQKKLLEINAISKEEYEISANKVGTLSADKELLNVQLEKTELKAPFSGKIGLKNISEGAYISPTTVIATLVQTNPIKIDFTIPERYLNEVKLGQVVFFEVDGADDKFSSRIVAIDPKVDPNLRTLKVRAQASNNGGRLYPGMFVKINLKLNSSPAIMIPSETIIPILGGKKVYVKRNGVVEEVSIETGLRNEKYVQVLSGLNVGDSLITTSLMNLKNGQPVISK from the coding sequence ATGCGACCTATCCTTATCATTGCAGCTGTAATTGCGGTTCTTATTTTAGGTAAAATATTTTTTTGGAATAATGACTCAAAAGCTGCTGATGGAGCACCAGGAGGTGATAAATCGGGTGCGGTCAAAGCCATTGCTGTGTTAACGGAGGTTGTTAAGCTGGATGAGTCCGATAAAGCTATTTATTCTTCGGGTACGCTTATTCCTAATGAGGAAGTGGAGATACGTAGTGAGATAGCCGGTAGGTTGATTAAGCTTAATATTCGAGAAGGTACTGTTGTGCCTAAAGGCAACTTAATTGCCAAACTCAAAGATGATGATATAAGGGCACAGCTCAAAAAGCTTGCAATGGAAGATAAGCTAGCACAGCAAATAGAAGCCCGTCAAAAGAAACTATTGGAGATCAATGCGATTTCAAAAGAGGAGTATGAGATATCAGCGAATAAGGTGGGTACCTTAAGTGCGGATAAAGAATTGTTAAATGTACAATTGGAAAAAACAGAGCTAAAAGCTCCTTTCTCTGGTAAAATTGGCCTTAAGAATATATCTGAAGGTGCTTATATTTCACCTACAACGGTGATAGCAACCCTTGTACAAACCAATCCAATAAAAATTGATTTTACAATACCAGAAAGGTACCTCAATGAAGTAAAGCTTGGGCAAGTGGTGTTTTTTGAAGTTGATGGTGCAGATGACAAATTCAGTTCACGTATAGTGGCTATAGATCCTAAAGTAGATCCAAACCTTAGAACTTTAAAAGTTCGAGCACAAGCTAGCAATAATGGAGGGAGGTTGTACCCTGGGATGTTTGTTAAAATTAACCTTAAACTCAATAGCAGCCCTGCTATCATGATCCCTTCCGAAACAATTATTCCAATTTTAGGTGGCAAAAAAGTATATGTCAAAAGAAATGGGGTAGTTGAAGAAGTTTCGATTGAAACAGGGCTCCGAAACGAAAAGTACGTTCAAGTATTAAGTGGTTTAAATGTGGGTGACTCGCTCATAACAACATCGCTTATGAATTTAAAAAATGGCCAACCCGTAATTTCTAAATAA
- a CDS encoding Predicted dehydrogenase, with the protein MERRKFIKTTGAAFGAAYLSTSALQAVAHVTGNEVIKIAVVGCGGRGTGATVQALSVKENVKLVAMADAFRDRLDNCYDAVTKAKPKDYSGGVQSVSDRVDVPEEHKFVGFDGYKKAIALADVVILTTPPGFRPIHFEEAVRQGKHVFMEKPVATDAPGIRRVLDAAEEAKKKNLKVVVGLQRHYQKSYLETYDRVINQGMIGDIVSARCYWNNDGVWVKKRESQMTEMEYQMRNWYYFVWLCGDHINEQHIHNIDVVNWFKGGYPTEAIGIGGREVRKGKEFGEIFDHHVVEFQYADGMILNSQCRHQPGTVSNVSETLVGTQGIAKAGMITDHKGNSVWRHRGKEDKNPYQVEHDVLFEHIANNKSINNAEYGAKSTMTAIMGRMATYSGQKVTWDEALNSQINLMPDTFTWDTLPKVLPDADGFYPIPVPGKFKAV; encoded by the coding sequence ATGGAAAGAAGAAAGTTTATCAAAACAACTGGAGCAGCTTTCGGAGCAGCTTATTTATCAACTTCAGCATTACAAGCTGTAGCTCACGTAACTGGAAATGAAGTGATAAAAATCGCTGTTGTCGGTTGTGGAGGTAGAGGAACTGGTGCTACGGTACAAGCTTTATCTGTAAAGGAGAATGTAAAACTAGTAGCAATGGCCGATGCGTTTCGCGATAGGTTAGATAACTGTTACGATGCAGTTACAAAAGCAAAGCCAAAAGATTATTCTGGTGGCGTGCAGAGTGTATCAGACCGCGTAGATGTACCTGAGGAGCATAAATTTGTTGGTTTCGATGGTTACAAGAAAGCCATAGCTTTGGCTGACGTTGTAATTCTTACAACTCCTCCAGGTTTTAGACCCATTCATTTTGAAGAAGCTGTAAGACAAGGAAAGCATGTTTTCATGGAAAAACCAGTTGCAACAGATGCACCTGGTATTCGTAGAGTTCTCGATGCAGCAGAAGAGGCTAAGAAAAAGAACTTGAAAGTTGTTGTAGGTTTACAGCGACATTATCAAAAAAGCTATCTTGAGACATACGATAGGGTTATAAATCAAGGCATGATTGGCGATATTGTTTCGGCAAGGTGTTACTGGAACAATGACGGTGTTTGGGTCAAAAAGCGTGAGTCACAGATGACCGAAATGGAATACCAAATGAGAAACTGGTATTATTTTGTGTGGTTATGCGGCGATCATATCAATGAGCAACATATTCACAATATTGATGTTGTAAACTGGTTCAAAGGAGGATATCCTACAGAAGCTATCGGAATTGGTGGTAGAGAAGTTAGAAAAGGTAAAGAATTTGGTGAAATTTTTGACCATCATGTGGTTGAGTTTCAATATGCCGATGGAATGATATTGAATAGTCAATGCCGCCATCAGCCTGGTACAGTTTCCAATGTTTCTGAAACCCTAGTGGGAACACAAGGAATTGCTAAAGCTGGTATGATTACCGATCATAAAGGTAATTCGGTATGGAGACATAGAGGGAAAGAAGATAAAAACCCATATCAAGTAGAGCATGATGTACTTTTTGAACATATAGCCAACAACAAGTCTATTAACAATGCTGAGTATGGAGCAAAAAGTACAATGACTGCCATTATGGGTAGAATGGCTACTTATTCAGGTCAGAAAGTAACTTGGGATGAAGCTCTTAACTCTCAAATTAACTTAATGCCAGATACATTTACTTGGGATACCTTGCCAAAAGTACTTCCTGATGCTGACGGATTTTATCCAATACCAGTACCTGGTAAGTTCAAAGCGGTTTAA
- a CDS encoding Formylglycine-generating enzyme, required for sulfatase activity, contains SUMF1/FGE domain, with product MKLTVFSILSLLFFSLSSDDFESYQEKISNTDQVIDMIAINGGTFKMGSPEQEKGREENEGPQKKVEVSPFWMAKYETTWDLYLIYTNKDLEIDANLTLDAIARPTPPYVEMSFGQGKKGGFPVCNVTQYSARSFCKWLYEKTGHFYRLPTEAEWEYAARAGSKTAFSFGDNIASLGEYAVYFDNSNGAYKKTGSLKPNAWGLHDMHGNVAEWTSDQFLEDYFTKIKDGQKDPFFSSNVIYPHTIKGGHWDDDPEFLRSASRVGSTPKLKQRDPQIPKSDWWMTNAPFLGFRVVRPLNEPSKEEIERYFSKPPKDM from the coding sequence ATGAAACTCACCGTATTCTCAATTCTAAGTCTGCTTTTCTTCTCTTTGTCAAGTGACGATTTTGAAAGTTATCAAGAAAAAATCAGCAATACCGATCAAGTCATTGATATGATTGCTATCAATGGTGGGACATTTAAAATGGGAAGCCCTGAACAAGAAAAGGGAAGAGAAGAAAATGAAGGTCCTCAAAAAAAAGTTGAGGTTTCACCTTTTTGGATGGCTAAGTACGAAACAACTTGGGACTTATACCTCATTTATACCAATAAGGACCTCGAGATCGATGCAAATCTTACCTTGGATGCAATAGCTAGACCTACTCCGCCTTATGTCGAGATGTCTTTTGGGCAAGGTAAAAAAGGTGGCTTTCCAGTTTGTAATGTTACCCAATATTCGGCTCGATCTTTTTGTAAATGGCTTTATGAAAAAACAGGACACTTTTATCGCTTGCCTACTGAAGCAGAATGGGAGTATGCGGCAAGGGCAGGTTCTAAAACGGCCTTTTCTTTTGGAGATAATATAGCTTCACTTGGCGAATACGCAGTATATTTTGATAATTCAAATGGAGCATATAAAAAAACAGGAAGCCTAAAGCCTAATGCATGGGGATTGCACGATATGCACGGGAATGTGGCAGAATGGACGAGTGATCAATTCCTAGAGGACTACTTTACTAAAATAAAAGATGGGCAAAAAGACCCTTTTTTTAGTTCAAATGTAATTTACCCTCACACCATAAAAGGTGGGCATTGGGACGATGATCCTGAGTTTTTACGTAGTGCATCTCGTGTGGGATCAACTCCAAAACTTAAACAAAGGGATCCTCAAATACCAAAATCAGATTGGTGGATGACGAATGCACCTTTTCTTGGCTTCAGGGTGGTAAGACCATTAAATGAGCCCAGTAAAGAAGAAATTGAAAGATACTTTTCAAAGCCCCCAAAAGATATGTAA
- a CDS encoding alpha-L-fucosidase, producing the protein MQKSIKSWNPISSYSKAKTLILSTQSKFMKSLLYLFTVASLIITSSCSQTSKSEPDPVLPVPTEAQLDWHEMEQYAFIHFTTNTFTGKEWGYGDESPAIFNPTAIDIDQWVSVIKSAGLKAVILTCKHHDGFTLWPSEFTEHSVKNSPYKDGKGDIVKEVAEACKKYNLKFGVYLSPWDRNRADYGTPSYIEYYRNQLKEIFDNYGPIFEMWFDGANGGDGYYGGANEKRSINGKEYYDWPTTIDLVRGFEPKILFFSDSGPEIRWVGNERGIAGRTNWNNISTDTLYAGQSGINDLLASGHENGSNWVPAEVDVSIRKGWFYHAEEDSLVKSPEKLFDIYMTSVGRGSNLLLNIPPDRRGVIHEKDVASLLEWRKLLNDRFGKNLAKEASVTASSNFNKKLKAENVLDGDKKTYWAADEKSKNGEITIELGKSELVSYIQLQEYIKLGQRVKSFKVDIWKDNNWMEVASETTIGYKRIIALEPHETEKIRIRILDAKACPTLAEVAIF; encoded by the coding sequence ATGCAAAAAAGTATTAAATCTTGGAACCCGATTTCGAGCTATTCAAAAGCAAAAACCCTAATTTTATCGACTCAATCTAAATTTATGAAATCATTACTCTACTTATTTACAGTAGCATCACTTATCATTACTTCCTCTTGCTCACAAACTAGTAAAAGTGAACCGGACCCTGTACTACCTGTCCCAACTGAAGCACAATTGGATTGGCACGAAATGGAGCAATATGCTTTTATACATTTCACTACCAATACTTTTACTGGTAAAGAATGGGGATATGGAGACGAAAGCCCAGCCATTTTCAACCCTACGGCAATTGACATAGACCAATGGGTGAGCGTTATTAAAAGTGCTGGCTTAAAGGCAGTTATTCTTACATGTAAACACCATGATGGGTTTACATTATGGCCAAGTGAGTTCACAGAACATTCCGTAAAAAATAGCCCATACAAAGATGGAAAAGGAGATATAGTAAAAGAAGTCGCTGAGGCTTGTAAGAAGTATAATTTAAAATTCGGGGTATACCTTTCACCATGGGATAGAAACCGTGCCGACTATGGTACTCCATCTTACATCGAGTATTATCGCAATCAACTTAAAGAGATATTCGACAATTATGGGCCAATTTTCGAAATGTGGTTTGATGGTGCAAATGGCGGAGATGGATACTACGGAGGAGCAAATGAAAAACGAAGTATCAACGGCAAAGAATATTATGACTGGCCTACAACGATAGATTTGGTAAGAGGTTTTGAACCAAAAATCCTTTTCTTCAGCGATTCAGGACCTGAAATTCGCTGGGTTGGAAACGAACGAGGGATTGCAGGTCGTACCAACTGGAATAATATTTCGACCGACACTCTTTATGCTGGTCAAAGCGGTATCAATGACTTACTTGCCAGTGGACATGAAAATGGTAGCAATTGGGTTCCTGCAGAGGTTGACGTTTCTATTCGTAAAGGTTGGTTCTACCATGCCGAAGAAGACTCCCTTGTAAAGTCCCCCGAAAAGTTGTTTGATATTTACATGACATCTGTAGGCCGTGGGTCCAATCTTCTTCTAAATATCCCTCCAGATCGCCGTGGCGTGATTCATGAAAAGGATGTGGCTTCGTTACTAGAGTGGAGGAAACTCCTCAATGATCGCTTTGGTAAAAACCTTGCAAAAGAGGCATCCGTTACAGCTAGTAGTAACTTTAACAAAAAGCTTAAAGCCGAAAACGTTTTAGATGGAGACAAAAAGACCTATTGGGCTGCGGATGAAAAGTCTAAAAATGGTGAAATCACAATTGAACTTGGCAAAAGTGAATTGGTATCATATATCCAATTGCAAGAGTATATCAAACTCGGTCAAAGAGTAAAAAGCTTCAAGGTTGATATCTGGAAAGACAATAACTGGATGGAAGTAGCAAGTGAAACTACAATAGGCTATAAGAGAATAATAGCTTTGGAACCACATGAAACCGAAAAGATAAGAATTCGAATTTTAGATGCAAAGGCTTGCCCTACACTGGCTGAAGTAGCTATTTTTTAA
- a CDS encoding substrate-binding protein-like domain-containing protein, with the protein MIENIIAINEFSATPKYQQLVNSILESIQKGRLKKGDTLPSINEVSFGFEISRITVEKGYNELRKRNFISSHPGKGYFIINDNVKQDLKILLLFNKLSAHKKQIYDALVQKLGDRAAIDFYIYNNDASQFCQLLEQHKAGHTHFVIIPNFIDISEHAVKSINKLPKEHLIIVDKMVEGLTGKFAAVYQPFRDDIFNALGEAWETLKKHSRMVLIFPENSYYPQDIMEGFINFCNTYEFNYKIINDIRKSKLRPGEVYINVMEDDLVELLEMVPESGLEVGKDIGIISYNETPLKKYILNGITTISTDFRAMGEKAAELIMSNKKEHIKNPFAIRIRSSI; encoded by the coding sequence ATGATAGAGAATATAATAGCAATCAACGAATTTTCGGCTACTCCAAAATATCAGCAACTAGTTAATAGTATTTTGGAAAGTATTCAAAAAGGAAGGCTGAAAAAAGGAGATACTTTACCTTCTATTAACGAGGTAAGTTTTGGGTTCGAAATTTCCAGAATAACAGTTGAAAAGGGATATAATGAACTAAGAAAGCGAAATTTCATTTCTTCTCACCCAGGTAAAGGCTATTTCATTATAAACGACAATGTAAAACAAGATTTAAAAATCCTTTTGTTGTTTAATAAGCTAAGTGCTCACAAAAAGCAGATCTATGACGCTTTGGTTCAGAAATTAGGAGATAGAGCCGCCATCGATTTTTACATATATAATAATGATGCCTCACAGTTTTGTCAATTATTGGAACAGCACAAGGCAGGACATACTCATTTCGTGATCATCCCAAATTTCATTGACATAAGCGAACATGCTGTAAAATCTATCAACAAACTACCTAAAGAACACCTAATTATTGTAGATAAAATGGTTGAGGGACTCACAGGGAAATTCGCAGCTGTATATCAACCATTTAGAGACGATATATTTAATGCCTTAGGCGAAGCATGGGAAACGCTCAAAAAGCACAGCAGGATGGTGCTTATATTTCCAGAAAACTCTTACTATCCACAAGATATCATGGAAGGTTTCATCAATTTTTGCAACACATACGAGTTCAACTATAAGATTATAAACGACATAAGAAAAAGTAAACTCCGACCTGGCGAAGTATATATAAATGTGATGGAAGATGACCTTGTTGAACTTCTAGAAATGGTGCCAGAGTCAGGCCTAGAAGTGGGAAAAGACATTGGAATAATATCTTACAATGAAACTCCACTCAAAAAATACATATTAAACGGTATCACTACAATTTCAACAGACTTCAGAGCAATGGGTGAAAAAGCGGCTGAACTTATTATGAGCAACAAAAAAGAACATATTAAAAATCCTTTTGCTATTAGAATTCGCTCATCTATTTGA